GTTTTTTTCACGGCGATCGCCGATCGTCGAGTGAGAAAAAACGTACTTGAACGGGGTGTGGATTGATCAAGATGCGATATCTGGCTGCGGTGGCGGCCATGCTGGTAGCGGGAGCGGCGCACGCTCAAAGCAGCGTCACGCTTTTTGGACTCATTGATACGGGCGTTGTCTATCAGAACAACGCTCGCGTGTCGCCGTCGAGCGGTACGTCGGCAGGTGCAAGCGCCTGGTCGATGCAGAGCGGCAACGTCTTCACGTCGCGATGGGGCCTGCGCGGCACGGAAGATCTCGGCGGTGGCCTCTCCGCGGTATTCTGGCTGGAGAACGGCTTTAACGTGGACAACGGCGGCCTGAAGAACGGCGGCGACCTGTTCGGCCGGCAAGCCTGGGTGGGGCTGCGTTCGAGCGAATACGGCACGCTCTCGCTCGGCCGCCAGTACGATTTCATGGTCGACTACGTCGCACCGTTGAGCGCGACGGGTTCGGGCTTCGGCGGCAACCTGGCCGCTCACGTGTACGACAACGACAACCTGAACAACGACCTGCGCCTCGACAACTCGGTCAAGTTCAGCAGCGCCTCCTACGGCGGCTTCAAGGCGGGCGCGATGTACGCGTTCTCCGGCGAGGCGGGCGGCTTCGCCAACAACAGCGCCTACAGCCTGGGCACGAGCTACACGTACGGCCCGTTCAACGTCGCGGCGGCGTACCTGCAGATCAACCGTACGTCCCAGCCTTCGCTGGCGAACGCGTCCGGCGCAGTCAGCACGGGCGACGGCGACCAGCTCACGACGGGCGGCAGCCAGCAGATCTACGGCGCGGGTGCGCAATACAAGTTCGGCAAGTCGTCTATCGGCGTCGTCTGGACCCACTCCGTCACCGACAACGTGACGGGCATCTGGCAGGGCGGCAGCACCTCGACCGGCGCGATCGGCGGCAGCTACATCAAGTTCGACAACTTCGAAATCAACGGTCGCTATTTCGTGCGGCCGGACTTTAGCCTCGGCGCGGCCTATACGTACACGACGGGCGGCTTCGGCGGCGCATCGAAGGGTTACACGTCGGCTACGCCGCACTGGAACCAGATCATGGCGCAAGCCGATTATCTGCTTTCGCCGCGCACCGACGTCTACCTCGAAGGCGTGTACCAGCGCGTCGGCGGCGGCAACGGCAATGCAGCGTTCGATGCCAGCGTCTACAGCCTCGATCCGTCGTCGGGTAACCAGCAGGTGGTGGTGGCGGTCGGCCTGAAGCACCGCTTCTGATCGAAGAGGAATCCTGTTGATCCGCGGCGCGCCGTGAGGTGTGCCGCGGGGAAGGGAGCTTCCGCCGGACGTGGTGCGGGCAGTCGTCCTGCCGGCACCACGTCCGGCCATTCCTGTTTTCTGTTTTCTGTTTCTTCTCGGCGTCAGCGCCCGGGCCATGCGGGGTTTGCTATCATAGACTGTATAAACATACAGTCTTTGTGAATGCTCCGTGGTGACCGATGCTTCCTGATGCGCCCTCCGTCGCTCCCTCCGGGTTGCCTTTCGGCCCCTCGGGCGAGCCTGCGCGGCCTTTGGGTGTGCCTTCCCGGAGTGCGCCTGCTTCGGGTGCGCCTTCGGTGGGCGTGCCTTATTACCTGCTGAATTTCGAGCGCGCGCTGGTGTGGCTCACCGAGCGCTACGACGACGTCTTCGGCGCGGACGAACGCCACTTTCTCGGCGCATTCGGCGGCCTACCGCAGGCCTCGAGAGCGCTGCTCGTGCGCATGCTGATGCGCAAGGGCACGCTGTTCAGGGCCAGCCGTCTTGACTACGACGAAATCGGTTGTCCGCTGCAGGCTGCTGCGCCGCTGGTCGCGCTGGGCTGGATCGACGCCGCGCCGCATCTGAGCCTCGACGAGTTGTTCAACCTCGCGACCCGCCCCGAACTGCAGCAGATGTTTGCCCACGTGTTTGCCCACGTCCGCGCGAGCAAAGGCGGCCGCAAGTCGGATCTGCTCGAAGCCCTGCGCGCCACCCACGACGAAACGAAGCCCTACGACATCTGGGATCCGCGCAGCGCCGACCGCGTGCTTCACGTCGCCATCGCGCCGTTGTGCGAGCGTCTGCGCCTGATGTTTTTCGGCAATCTGCAGCAGGACTGGTCGGAGTTCGTCCTCGCCGATCTCGGCGTGTTCCAGTACGAAACGGTGGCGTTCGCGCCGTCGTCGCGAGCCTTCCAGCAGCGAGAGGATGTGGACCGCTATCTGGCCCTGCACGCCTGCCGTGAAACGCTCGACACGCTCGCCGAAGGCGAGTCCATCGAGCCGCTTCTAGCCGACATCGCGGCCATCGAAACCGGCCATGCCTGGCTCGATACGCGCCGTGCGAAGCTGCTGTTCCGCATCGGCCAGCATTGCGAGCGCCGGCAGGACTGGGAGGCGGCGCTGACCGTCTATGCCGGTTGCGCGTGGCCGGGCGCACGTCATCGGCGCATGCGGGTGCTCGAACGCAGCGGCCGCTTCGACGCGGCGCTGACGCTGGCGTTGCAGGCCGCGGAGGCGCCGGAAAGCGAAGAGGAGCAGCAACGCGTCGCGCGCCTGCTGCCGCGCCTGCAGCGCCGCCTGGGTCATCCGGTGGCGCGGGCCGCACGCGCACGGCCTATCGAGCGTAGCGCGCTGGTTCTGGAGCGGCCCGTTGAGCCGTTCAACGTGGAATTCGTGGCGCGCGACCATCTGAGCTGCCCGCAAGCGCCGGTGCACTACGTCGAGAACGCGCTGATCAACTCGCTATTCGGCTTGCTGTGCTGGGAGCCGGTGTTTGCGGCGCTGCCCGGTGCGTTCTTCCATCCATTCCAGCGCGGCCCCGCGGATCTGCATGCGCCCGATTTCCATGCGCGCCGCGCCGCCCAGTTCGACGCATGCCTCGCGCAACTCGAGAGCGGCGCGTATCGCGAGACGATCCTGCGGCACCTGCAGAGCAAGGCCGGCTTGCAGTCGCCGTTTGTGTTCTGGGGCGTATTGACGCCCGAACTGATGACGCAGGCGCTCGACTGCCTGCCGGCCGCGCATCTGAAACTCTGCTTCGAACGGTTACTGCGCGATATCCGCAGCAACCGTTCGGGGCTGCCCGATCTGGTGCGTTTCTGGCCTGCCGAGCGGCGCTATGAGTTGATCGAGGTGAAGGGACCGGGCGATCGTCTGCAGGACAACCAGATCCGTTGGCTGGAGTACTGCGCGCAGCACGGCATGCCGGTGCGCGTGCTCGATGTGCGCTGGACCGACGACGCGCTCGCCGGCGGCACCGAGGCGGCGGTATGACGTACGTCGTGGCCGTGCGGGCGTTGTGCGAATTCACGGCGCGGCGCGGCGATCTCGACCTGCGCTTTACGCCCGCGCCGACCGCCGCCGAAGGCATCGCCGGACACGGGATCGTCGCCGCGCGCAGGGCGAGCGACTACGAATCGGAGATCACGCTGACCGGCACGCATCGCAGCCTGAGCGTGCGCGGCCGAGCGGATGGCTACGACGGCGTGCTCAACCGGCTGGAGGAGGTCAAGACCTATCGCGGCGACCTCGAGGCGATGCCGGCCAATCACCGGGTTTTGCACTGGGCCCAGGCGTTGGTCTATGGACACCTGCTGTGCCAGGCGCGCGGCTTGCGCGAGTTGCAGGTGGCGTTGGTGTATTTCGACATCGCGAGCCAGAAGGAGACGGTACTCACGCAGTTGCATGATGCGGCTTCGCTGGAGGCGTTTTTTGTCGAGCAATGCGAACGGTTTATCGACTGGGCGATGCAGGAGGAGGCGCACCGTAGCACACGCAATGCGGCCTTGAGTACGCTGGCGTTTCCTCACGGCGAGTTTCGCAGCGGTCAGCGCGAACTGGCGGTGTCGGTCTACCGGGCTGCACGCGATGGGCGGAATCTGATGGCGCAGGCGCCCACGGGGATCGGCAAGACGCTTGCGACGATCTTTCCGCTGCTGAAGGCTTGTGCGGCGGATCAGATCGAGCGGATTTTTTTTCTGACTGCGAAAACGCCGGGGCGCGCGCTGGCGCTGGATGCGGTTGAGATGTTGCATGCGAGTGCCAGTGCCAGTGCCAGTGCCAGTGCCGACACCGCCACATCACCACTGCCGTTGCGCACACTCGAACTGGTCGCCCGCGAGAAGGCCTGCGAGCACCCCGACAAGGCTTGCCACGGAGACTCCTGTCCGCTCGCGCGCGGCTTCTATGACCGCCTCGACGCCGCGCGCAGCACGGCACTGGCCGGGCATCGACTCGACCGCGCGGCGGTACGCAAAGCGGCGCTCGCACACGATGTCTGTCCGTACTACCTCTCCCAGGAACTGGTGCGCTGGAGCGACATCGTCGTGGGCGACTACAACTACTACTACGACAGCAGCGCCTTGCTCTATGCGCTCACGCAAATCAACCAGTGGCGGGTGGCGGTGCTGGTGGACGAGGCGCACAACCTGCTCGACCGGGCGCGGCGCATGTACACGGCGTCGCTGGAGCAAAGCGCGTTCCGGGCCGCCCGCAAGAGCGCGCCGGCCGCGCTGCGCAAACCGCTCGAGCGGTTGAACCGCGAGTGGAATGCACTGAATCGCGCGCAGACCGACGCCTACGAGGTGCACCCGGACGTGCCGCCGCGCTTCCTGAGCGCCGCGCAGAATCTGATCGGTGCGGTGACCGAGCAGTTGGCCGAAGCACCGCTGTCGATCGACGAAACCCAACTGCGTTTCTACTTCGACGCGATGCACTTCGTGTCGCTCGCGGAGCAGTTCGGCGAGCACTCGGTGTTCGACGCGACGCTTGTGCCGGATCGCTACGTTGCGCGTCAGCTCGGCGGCCTGGCAGCCGGTGCGCCGAAAGCCACACGTCTTGCCGGCAGTACAACCGCCCGTCCAAAGGCCGCGTCGACGCTCTGCGTGCGCAACGTGATCCCCGCGCCGTTTCTCGCCCCGCGTTATGCCGCGGCGCGCACCACCGTGATGTTCTCCGGCACGCTCAGTCCGCATCACTTTTATCGCGACACGCTCGGCCTCGCGGACGAGACCCGCTGGCTCGACGTCGAAGGGCCGTTTCGCGCGGAGCAATTGAAGGTGCATGTCGCGAGCCATGTGTCGACGCGCTGGCGCGATCGCGAGCGCTCGCTCGTGCCGATCGTCGATCTGATCGCCCGGCAGTACGCCGCGCAGCCAGGCAATTACCTGGGTTTCCTGAGCAGTTTCGACTATCTGCAGCGGGTTGAGACGCTGATGCGCGAACGCTATCCTGAGGTGCCCGTTTGGGCGCAGGAGCAGGGCATGGATGAAGCGGCGCGCGAGGCGTTTCTCGCGCGCTTCAGGGCGATGGGTCGTGGCGTGGGATTTGCCGTGCTGGGCGGTGCGTTTTCGGAGGGCGTGGACCTGGTGGGCGAACAGTTGATCGGCGCGTTTATCGCCACGCTGGGCCTGCCGCAGATGAACGACGTCAACGAGCAGATGCGCCGCACCATGGAGGCGAAGTTCGGCAACGGCTACGACTACATGTACCTCTATCCGGGCCTGCAGAAGGTCGTCCAGGCGGCGGGGCGGGTGATTCGCACGGAGCAGGACGTGGGCGTCGTGCATCTGATCGACGACCGCTACCGGCGCCCCGAGGTGCGCCGCCTGTTGCCGCGCTGGTGGCAGGTGCCGTGAAGCCGGCGCCGGTAGGCGAGGTCTTGATGCCGGTGGAGTGGCTGGCGTAGCGGCGCGCTGGCCATGCTGCGATACCGGATTGCTCAGCGTCGCGCATGGCTGGAACTTAAGCCGCGGGCGGCTTCGCAACATTGGGCGATGGAGCGGCTTGCGCCGAGGTATCCAGCTTATCGGCAGCATTCGGCCCCTCCGCGTCGACTGCCGCGCCCTCATCTGCTTTCCCCGCGCCCATCTGGGCATCGCTGCGAACCATTACCGTGCGTTGCGGATTCGCGATCTGGATACCCCGTGCCTGAAACAGGTTCGCCACGCGCCGGTTGAATTCGCGCTGCACGCCCCAGCGTCCGCTGTCGCGGCACTGGATCTGGCCGCTCATTGTGATCGCCGAACCGTCTACCGAATCGATGCCCCAGTAGGCGAAGTCGGACAGGATGCCGTCCTTGAACTGCGGATCCTCACGCAACGACGCGCCGATTTCCTTCAGCGTGGCGATCGCGAGGTCCACGTCCTGGCCATAGAGAATGCTGACCTTCACGGCCGCGTTGCCGAGGCCGCGGTTGGTATTGTTGACCGTCGACACCGAACTGAACGGCACCGTGTACAGCGATCCGTCGCCGCCGCGCAAACGCACCGTGCGGATCGACAGATATTCGACGGTGCCCGACACGCCGGCGAGCGTGACCCAGTCGCCCACCTGCATGGCGTTTTCCATCAACAGGAAGATGCCGGTGATGAAATCCTGCACCAGTTTCTGCGAGCCGAAGCCGAGCGCCACGCCGAAGATGCTGGCGCCGGCCAGCAGCGGCCCGATGTTCACGCCGAGTTCGCTCAGTCCCGTCAGGACCACCACCAGCGCGATCACGACAAACAGCAGGCTGCGCAGCATCGGCAACAAGGTGCGCAGCCGCGCGGCGCGCACCAGGTCGCCTGCGTTGGTCCATTGGTGCAGGCGCCGCTCGACGGTGACGTTGGCCGCTTCCCACACGAACAGCGCCACGGCCGCCGCCACGGCGATCGTGACGAGCGCGGAGGCGAGCCGGTGGCCGATGGTGCCGCTCTGGAACAGCATGCTGACGTCGGCGCCCCACACCTGCAGCAGCACCAGCGCGGTGATGATGCCGACCGTCCACGAGACGACGCGGCGCAGCAGCGGGTAATAGCGATACGCATGCTGATGCACGAGCGAGTCGCTCGTTTGCGGATCCTGGCCGTCGAAGAGCCGCGCGAGCGCGCCGAAGATCACGATGGACACCACGCGCGCCGCCACCAGCACCGCAATCGAAATGCCGCCGAGGTGCAGCAGGGCGTGGTAGCCGTTGCGCACGTCGAGCGCCCACACGAACCACAGCGCCATCACGACGAACACGCCGATCGTGGCCCACGAGTCCGCCAGCGCATTGCCGATGACCGACAGCGACGGGCTGGCGGCGCAGCGCGCCCGGATGCGCGCGGCAACCGGCTGGCGGCATTGCAGGATCAGCAGTGAGATCATCACGTGGCCGATCAGCGCGACCACTTTCATCAAGGCGAGATGGGCGGCTTCGTTCAGGCCGAGGACCACGGCGGTATCGGCGATCGCCGAGCCCGCTCCGACGACGCTGACGAAAATCACCATCCAGCGCTGTGTGAAGGCAGCCCAGGTCGTGCCCATCTGCAGCAGACGCAGGCGCGGCGCGTCGGGCTGCAAAAAGAAGCCGCTGACGATGACGACTACGCGGCACAGCACGTAGATATCGATGATCGAATCGAGCGCGCGGTCTTGCGGCGTGCCTTCGTCGGTGAGGATCGACATCAGCAGGCTCGATGCGCCGATAAACACGCCGAGCGGCACGAATCGAACCACCATGCGCAACGCAGCGCGCGGCAGACGGCGCAGCAACGAATAGTGGTGGGCGGCGTGGCGCGCGCCGGCGGCATCGGCCGGCGCGGCCTGGGCGGCTTGAGCGGCCTGCGCCGCCAGCGTCGCTTCAGACGGCTCGTCAAGGAACAGTTCGCGCGGATCGACGTTGCGGCGTACCGCGAGCGCGGTAATCGCGCGGCGCAGCAGACGGCGCGCAAGCCACTCCAGCGCCAGCGCGGGCAGCAACGTACCCAGCAGCGTCAGCAGGATATTGCCGAGCACCGTGCGTTGCTGCGGGCTGTTCATCAGATCGGTCCACCAGCCGCGCACGGACGACACGTCCAGCAAAGCCGCCAGCGAGCGGCGCACCGCGCCGGCAATCTGCACCGCCCCATGCGCGCCCTGGCGGGCCAGTTGGGAAGCGAGACCGTTCGATTCGAAGGCAGCATGCACGGTCCCTGCCGCGCCGCTTGCGGCAGCCGGCGCCGAGGCCGCGGCCGGGGCGGAAGCGGGCGGCGCGCTAAGGGCGCCCGCTGCGGCGATCGCATGCAGGGTGACTTCAATCTGCGCGCGCCGTTGCGGATCGTTGAGGACGGCCAGCGCCTGGCGGGCCTGGTCGGGCGTCAGCGTGACGGCGGGAGGGGCGGAGGCGGCTGCCGGCTGAGCCGGAGCGGCGAAGACCGGCGCGGCGAGCAGGCTCAGTAACCAGATGACAAGTAGTGTGCGCATAGGGAATAGGCGGGACGGCTGCGATGAGCGGCGCCGTCCGGATGCAGGTCAATTCGACCGAAAAAGTCTGAACTATAAGACGACAGCGGCCTCGCGACGCAAGTTCCGCACGATGGGGGAGCGAGCCCGGATAAATCGCTCGGGCGGGCATGTGTCGGGCAATCGTAAGCACGGGCGCTACGAGGATTATGCACGCTCGACGCCGCGTGGGCCGCGCCGGGTGCCGATTGCCGAAGCGCAGGGCGAGCGCGCAGCCGTCATCGGCGCGGCTGGATCGTGGTGGCTGCGAGAGCCGCCCCCGCCAGCGCGCACGCGGCCGACACCAGCGCGACCGCGCGCAGCGCCGCGCCGAGCGCGTCTGCCTGCGCAAGGGCGAGGGTCGGCGACGAGGTCGCTCCCGGTTCCAGCAATTGCCCTTTGCGGCCCGCCTCCTGTGGCACATGCAACTGATCGAGCCGCGTGGCGAGCACCGCGTTATGCGACCACACAAACACGATGCCGAGCACGGCGACCGCGAGCAGGCTCGCCACCCGGGCGACCGCGTTGTTGATGCCGGACGCGACACCGGTGCGCTCGGACGTGACGGCGGTCATGACTGTGGTCGTCAAGGGCGCGACCGTGATGGTCATGCCTAAACCCAGCACGGTCAGGGGCGGAAAGAACCCGGTCCAGTAGCCGCCGCGCGCCCATGGCAAGGCGAGCATCGCGAACCCGGCCGCCACCACCACCGGTCCGGCCGTCAGCAGCGCACGTGCGCCGTACCGGTTGGTCAGATTGCCGGCGAAGCGCGACAGCAGCCCCAGCGTGACCGGCAACGGCAGCAGCGCGGCGCCCGCGGCAGTGGCGCTGTAGCCATAAGCGCGGATCAGCGTGAAGGGCAGAAAGAACAGCGCGCCGCCGAGGCCGAAGTACAGCAGCAAGGTCACCAGATTGGCGCCGACGAAATCGCGCGAACGAAACACATCGAGCGGCACCATCGGATTGCGGCTCCTCGCTTCGATCACCACAAAAACCGCCAGCACCGCCACGCCCGAGCCGATCAGACCGAGCACGCGCGGATCGGCGAAGCCGCGCGTGGAGGCGATCGTCAGACCATAGGTGAGGGCGGCGAGACCCACGGCCGCCGCCGCAGCGCCGAGCCAGTCCAGTGGTTCCGCCGCGCCGGACTTGCGGCTGTCCGGCACTGCCGCGAGCGCCAGCGCGACCGTCGCACAGGCAATCGGCACGTTGAGAAAGAAGATCGCCCGCCACGAAAACGTATCCACCAGCCAGCCGCCCGCCACCGGTCCGACCGCAGAGGTAATCGCGGCGACGCCCGCCCACGTGCCGATCGCCTTGCCGCGCTCGTGCTCGTCGAACACGGCGCCGATAATCGCCAGACTGCTCGGCACCAGCAGCGCCGCGCCGACGCCTTGCACGGCGCGGGCGGCGATCAAGGCGCCGGCGTGCGGCGCGAGACCGCAGCCGATCGACGCCAGCGTAAAGATGCCGATGCCGCTCACGAAGATCGTCCGCCGTCCCAGTGTGTCGCCAAGCGAGCCGCCCACCAGCACCAGCGTGCCGAGAAACAGCAGATAGGCGTTGACGACCCACTGGATCGCGGCGACGCTGGCCATGAGCTCGGCCTGGATCGACGGTAGCGCGACGTTGACGACCGAGCCGTCGATAAACGCCATGCTCGAACCGAGAATCGTCGCCGCCAGCGCGAGCCGCTTGTGACGGCAGGCCCGCTCGGGCGCGACCGGCTGCGCGCCGATGACGAGTTCGTCGCACGGGCTCGCCTGCGCGGCGACGGCGTGAGAGACCCGCGCGGGTGGGTGGGGATGCTGCTGGCCGGCCAAGTGCACTCCTCGCGCGAATGATCTCCGTGCAGCATAGCAATGCCATGCCGCGAGCGATAGGCGCCTGGCCAGGCGGCCAGGGGCGCGCGGGGTATGCGACGCGCCTTGCATTGCATGTTGTCATGCACGCGTGCCATCATCGACTCGAAGCGAGGCGCGCGCGGCGGCGCTGCACAACCGGAGAAGCACCATGGTCAACCAGGCACCGGACGACATGCCCGGCGCGACGCCCGGGCAGCCGGTCCGCGCGGACATTCCCGGTCAGGTCGTCTTTGTCCTGCAGGGCGGCGGCGCGCTAGGCGCGTATCAGGCCGGCGTGTATGAAGCGCTGCATGAAGCGCAGATCGAACCCGACTGGGTGATCGGCACCTCGATTGGCGCGATCAACGGCGCGATCATCGCCGGCAATCCGCCCGGACAGCGCATCGACAGGCTCAAGCAGTTCTGGGACCAGGTCGCCTATCGCGGCAGCGCCACGGCCGGCTGGCTGCCCGTGCTCGACGACTGGTTACGCAACATGTCGATCGTGACGCGCGGCATCCCGGCGTTCTTTGCGCCGCGCCTCGGCGCCTTGTTAGGAATGCAGAGCGATGGCGGCCTGGCGCCCGCCGCGTTCTATTCGACCGAGCCGCTGCGGGAAACGCTGTTGTCGCTGATCGACTTCGGCTATCTGAACGGCAAGCAGACTCGCTTGACGGTCGGCGCGGTCAGCGTCGCCAGTGGGCGCATGCGCTACTTCACGAACCGCGATGCGCCGCTCGACGTCGATCATGTGATGGCCTCGGCCGCTTTTCCGCCGGGCTTCCCTGCGGTGCAGCTCGAAGGCGAGGCATGGTGGGACGGCGGCGTCTACTCGAATACGCCGCTCGAAGCGGTGCTCGACGATCATCCGCGGCGCGACTCGGTGATTTTTGCAGTGCAGTTGTGGCCGGCGCATGGCCGGGCGCCCAGGTCGATCCTGCAGGCGATGAGCCGGCAGCGCGACATCCAGTATTCAAGCCGCGCGGAAAGCCATCTCGAGCGGCAGAAGCAGATTCACCGCCTGCGGCATGTGATTCGCGAACTGGAACAATACATTCCCGAGGACCAGCGCGATGCCGCGGAGGTCAGGGAATTGCTCGGCTGGGGCTGCGGGACCACCATGCAGGTGATCGAGCTCGACGCGCCGCGTCTCGCGGGCGACGATCTGCACAAAGACATCGATTTCTCATCGAGCGGCATCAAGCGGCGCTGGGCGGCGGGTTACGAGGACACCGTGCGCGTGCTGAAGAAGGCGCCATGGCGTGAGCCGCCCGATCCGATGGAGGGCATTGCGGTGTACCGCTCGGATCCGGAGGCCAATCCCGGACCAGCGTAAGCGCGGGAGCGGCCGCCACGCCATACAGACCCGGCGGCCCGCCTCAACGCGTCAATGCCTCAATGTGTCGACGCCGTCAGCGACGGCAAGTCCCGCTCACTGTCTTCGTCGTCTGGCGGTGCGGCCGCGTCGGACGGGCGCGACGAGCCATCCTGATTGACGCGGTTGGCGTGCATCAGCCGGTACAGCGTGGCGCGCGAGACGCCCAGATCGGCGGCCGCCTCCGACAACTTGTAGCCATGCCGCTGCAAGGCCTGCTCGATCGCATCCTTTTCGGCCTTGCTGCGGATCTCGGCCAGCGTCACCGGCGGTGCGTTGGCCGATTGCGGCAGCCCGAGGTCGGAGGCCGTGATAAAGCGGCCCTCGCTCATCACCACCGCGCGGCGCACGCAGTTGATCAGCTCGCGGACGTTGCCGGGCCAGCCGTAATTGGACATGGCCACCACCGCATCGCTCGAAAAGCCGCGGATCTTGCGGGCCCCGTCCTGCCTGTACATGCTGAGCGCGTAGTTGGCGAGCAGCTTGATGTCGCCGCCGCGTTCGCGCAACGGCGGCTCGACGAGCCGCAGCACGCACAGCCGGTGATACAGGTCGGAACGGAACCGGCCATCTTCGACGGCCTTTTCCAGGTTGACGTGGGTCGCGGAGATGACCCGCACGTCCACCTTGATCTCGCTGGTGCCGCCGAGGCGCTCGATCGTGCCTTCCTGCAGGAAGCGCAGCAGCACCGCCTGGCACTCGTGCGGCATGTCGCCGATCTCGTCGAGAAAGAGCGTGCCCTGATGCGCGCTTTCGATCCGCCCGGTCTTGCGCTGCACGGCGCCCGTGAAGGCGCCGCGCTCGTGGCCGAACAGTTCGGCCTGCAGCAGGGTAGGCGGAATGGCCGCGCAGTTGATCGCGACGAACGCCTGCGCCGAGCGCGGCGAGCGTACGTGGATGGCGCGTGCGGTCAGTTCCTTGCCGGTACCCGACTCGCCGGCCACAAACACCGGCGCGTCCGTGACGGCGCATTTGTCGATATGACGATAAAGCTGGAGCATCGCCTCGCATTGGCCGACCATTTCATGGCGGCCCATGGAGGGTTCGGGCGTGATCTGCATCTTGCGCAGGCTCGACAGGCCATGGGCGTGTCCCAATGCGAAGATGAGCCGTTCGTTCAGGCACGGCCGGGTGACGAAATCGAAGCAGTAGTCGAGGATGAAGCGGCTGACCGGCTCGTTGTCGGACTGGCCCGGTGCGATCTGCGCGACCCAGTTGGTCTCCACCCGCCGCATGCAGGCTTCGAGCGCCGACAGATGTTGCGATGAGCAGTTTTCGGGCAGCTCGATCAGGCCGACCTTGATGTTGTCGCGCTCGATCATGCGTTCGGCGATGGCGGTGGTCTTGGCGTGGGCAACCTGCCAGCCGCATGCGGCCAGAAACTTGGTCAGCATTTCATCGGGTCTGGCAGAAACACAGAGCACCGTTCGGTCTATTTCATGCGGCGTGACGTTCGTAGTCATATTACCCCCGGTTCGATGCAGCGTTCATGCTTGCTGGGTCAGGAAGCGAACCGCAACCGCGTCGGTTGCTCATGGTGAACTCAATGGCGCGCCGAATAATTTGTTCATACGAACTCTCAATTTTCATTTTCGTTTGTTCCCCCGTTGATACCGCAGTCAGCGTGTTTCCCGCC
Above is a genomic segment from Paraburkholderia phenazinium containing:
- a CDS encoding ATP-dependent DNA helicase; its protein translation is MTYVVAVRALCEFTARRGDLDLRFTPAPTAAEGIAGHGIVAARRASDYESEITLTGTHRSLSVRGRADGYDGVLNRLEEVKTYRGDLEAMPANHRVLHWAQALVYGHLLCQARGLRELQVALVYFDIASQKETVLTQLHDAASLEAFFVEQCERFIDWAMQEEAHRSTRNAALSTLAFPHGEFRSGQRELAVSVYRAARDGRNLMAQAPTGIGKTLATIFPLLKACAADQIERIFFLTAKTPGRALALDAVEMLHASASASASASADTATSPLPLRTLELVAREKACEHPDKACHGDSCPLARGFYDRLDAARSTALAGHRLDRAAVRKAALAHDVCPYYLSQELVRWSDIVVGDYNYYYDSSALLYALTQINQWRVAVLVDEAHNLLDRARRMYTASLEQSAFRAARKSAPAALRKPLERLNREWNALNRAQTDAYEVHPDVPPRFLSAAQNLIGAVTEQLAEAPLSIDETQLRFYFDAMHFVSLAEQFGEHSVFDATLVPDRYVARQLGGLAAGAPKATRLAGSTTARPKAASTLCVRNVIPAPFLAPRYAAARTTVMFSGTLSPHHFYRDTLGLADETRWLDVEGPFRAEQLKVHVASHVSTRWRDRERSLVPIVDLIARQYAAQPGNYLGFLSSFDYLQRVETLMRERYPEVPVWAQEQGMDEAAREAFLARFRAMGRGVGFAVLGGAFSEGVDLVGEQLIGAFIATLGLPQMNDVNEQMRRTMEAKFGNGYDYMYLYPGLQKVVQAAGRVIRTEQDVGVVHLIDDRYRRPEVRRLLPRWWQVP
- a CDS encoding porin, with amino-acid sequence MRYLAAVAAMLVAGAAHAQSSVTLFGLIDTGVVYQNNARVSPSSGTSAGASAWSMQSGNVFTSRWGLRGTEDLGGGLSAVFWLENGFNVDNGGLKNGGDLFGRQAWVGLRSSEYGTLSLGRQYDFMVDYVAPLSATGSGFGGNLAAHVYDNDNLNNDLRLDNSVKFSSASYGGFKAGAMYAFSGEAGGFANNSAYSLGTSYTYGPFNVAAAYLQINRTSQPSLANASGAVSTGDGDQLTTGGSQQIYGAGAQYKFGKSSIGVVWTHSVTDNVTGIWQGGSTSTGAIGGSYIKFDNFEINGRYFVRPDFSLGAAYTYTTGGFGGASKGYTSATPHWNQIMAQADYLLSPRTDVYLEGVYQRVGGGNGNAAFDASVYSLDPSSGNQQVVVAVGLKHRF
- a CDS encoding mechanosensitive ion channel domain-containing protein, whose amino-acid sequence is MRTLLVIWLLSLLAAPVFAAPAQPAAASAPPAVTLTPDQARQALAVLNDPQRRAQIEVTLHAIAAAGALSAPPASAPAAASAPAAASGAAGTVHAAFESNGLASQLARQGAHGAVQIAGAVRRSLAALLDVSSVRGWWTDLMNSPQQRTVLGNILLTLLGTLLPALALEWLARRLLRRAITALAVRRNVDPRELFLDEPSEATLAAQAAQAAQAAPADAAGARHAAHHYSLLRRLPRAALRMVVRFVPLGVFIGASSLLMSILTDEGTPQDRALDSIIDIYVLCRVVVIVSGFFLQPDAPRLRLLQMGTTWAAFTQRWMVIFVSVVGAGSAIADTAVVLGLNEAAHLALMKVVALIGHVMISLLILQCRQPVAARIRARCAASPSLSVIGNALADSWATIGVFVVMALWFVWALDVRNGYHALLHLGGISIAVLVAARVVSIVIFGALARLFDGQDPQTSDSLVHQHAYRYYPLLRRVVSWTVGIITALVLLQVWGADVSMLFQSGTIGHRLASALVTIAVAAAVALFVWEAANVTVERRLHQWTNAGDLVRAARLRTLLPMLRSLLFVVIALVVVLTGLSELGVNIGPLLAGASIFGVALGFGSQKLVQDFITGIFLLMENAMQVGDWVTLAGVSGTVEYLSIRTVRLRGGDGSLYTVPFSSVSTVNNTNRGLGNAAVKVSILYGQDVDLAIATLKEIGASLREDPQFKDGILSDFAYWGIDSVDGSAITMSGQIQCRDSGRWGVQREFNRRVANLFQARGIQIANPQRTVMVRSDAQMGAGKADEGAAVDAEGPNAADKLDTSAQAAPSPNVAKPPAA
- a CDS encoding VRR-NUC domain-containing protein translates to MPSRSAPASGAPSVGVPYYLLNFERALVWLTERYDDVFGADERHFLGAFGGLPQASRALLVRMLMRKGTLFRASRLDYDEIGCPLQAAAPLVALGWIDAAPHLSLDELFNLATRPELQQMFAHVFAHVRASKGGRKSDLLEALRATHDETKPYDIWDPRSADRVLHVAIAPLCERLRLMFFGNLQQDWSEFVLADLGVFQYETVAFAPSSRAFQQREDVDRYLALHACRETLDTLAEGESIEPLLADIAAIETGHAWLDTRRAKLLFRIGQHCERRQDWEAALTVYAGCAWPGARHRRMRVLERSGRFDAALTLALQAAEAPESEEEQQRVARLLPRLQRRLGHPVARAARARPIERSALVLERPVEPFNVEFVARDHLSCPQAPVHYVENALINSLFGLLCWEPVFAALPGAFFHPFQRGPADLHAPDFHARRAAQFDACLAQLESGAYRETILRHLQSKAGLQSPFVFWGVLTPELMTQALDCLPAAHLKLCFERLLRDIRSNRSGLPDLVRFWPAERRYELIEVKGPGDRLQDNQIRWLEYCAQHGMPVRVLDVRWTDDALAGGTEAAV